From the Paenibacillus sp. FSL H8-0548 genome, one window contains:
- the ffh gene encoding signal recognition particle protein, translated as MAAFESLSSRLQNVFSKLRGKGKVSEEDVSEAMREVRLALLEADVNFKVVKDFIAKVKERAIGLDVSKSFTPGMVVIDIVNKELTELMGGTQSKLVKANKPPTVIMMAGLQGAGKTTTSGKLAKLLQKSNNKPLLIACDIYRPAAIKQLQVLGEQINAPVFSLGDQVSPVEIARAGLQHAKENGNDYVIIDTAGRLHIDEELMEELKQIHQITKPDEVLLVVDAMTGQDAVNVAQSFHEQLALTGVVLTKLDGDTRGGAALSVKAVTGCPIKFAAMGEKIDSLEPFHPERMASRILGMGDMLSLIEKAQFNIDADKAKEMERKMRTAEFTFDDFLEQMEQVRNLGPLDQIMDMLPGMNKMKGMKDMKVDEKQIGRVEAIVRSMTKEEKQKPELLNHSRRKRVAAGSGTTIVEVNRLIKQFDDMKKMMKQFSSMMGPKGPKGGKKGLKGMLGKNMKFPF; from the coding sequence ATGGCAGCATTTGAGAGCTTATCAAGTCGGCTTCAAAATGTGTTCAGCAAGCTGAGGGGTAAAGGCAAGGTTTCCGAGGAAGATGTTAGCGAAGCGATGCGCGAGGTTCGCTTAGCGCTTCTAGAAGCTGACGTTAACTTTAAGGTCGTGAAGGACTTTATCGCAAAGGTGAAGGAACGGGCTATTGGATTGGATGTATCTAAGAGCTTTACGCCCGGCATGGTCGTCATCGATATCGTAAATAAAGAGCTGACCGAGCTGATGGGCGGCACACAAAGCAAGCTTGTGAAGGCTAATAAGCCACCAACTGTCATTATGATGGCGGGCTTGCAAGGTGCCGGTAAGACAACAACCTCAGGCAAGCTTGCAAAGCTGCTTCAGAAGAGCAACAATAAGCCGCTTCTTATCGCATGCGACATTTATCGTCCGGCTGCGATTAAGCAGCTTCAGGTGCTAGGTGAACAAATCAATGCACCGGTATTCTCCTTAGGTGATCAGGTCTCGCCTGTAGAAATTGCGCGTGCTGGATTACAGCATGCCAAAGAGAACGGCAATGATTACGTTATTATTGATACCGCTGGCCGCCTGCATATCGACGAAGAGCTGATGGAAGAGCTTAAGCAAATTCATCAGATTACGAAGCCGGATGAAGTGCTCCTTGTGGTGGATGCAATGACTGGACAAGATGCGGTTAACGTAGCGCAAAGCTTCCACGAGCAGCTTGCTTTAACGGGAGTTGTATTGACGAAGCTTGATGGAGATACTCGAGGCGGCGCGGCATTGTCGGTCAAAGCTGTAACGGGTTGTCCGATTAAATTTGCAGCGATGGGTGAGAAGATCGACTCCTTGGAGCCTTTCCATCCTGAGCGTATGGCTTCTCGTATTCTCGGCATGGGCGACATGCTCTCGTTGATTGAGAAAGCACAGTTCAATATCGATGCGGATAAGGCGAAGGAAATGGAACGTAAAATGCGTACAGCAGAATTTACGTTCGACGATTTCCTGGAGCAGATGGAGCAGGTTCGTAATCTTGGACCGCTTGATCAAATTATGGATATGCTGCCCGGCATGAACAAGATGAAGGGCATGAAGGATATGAAGGTCGATGAGAAGCAAATCGGCCGTGTTGAGGCCATTGTTCGCTCCATGACCAAAGAGGAGAAGCAAAAGCCGGAGCTGCTTAACCACAGTCGGCGCAAGCGTGTTGCGGCGGGCAGCGGTACAACAATCGTTGAGGTGAATCGCCTCATTAAGCAGTTTGATGATATGAAGAAAATGATGAAGCAATTCTCATCGATGATGGGTCCGAAAGGTCCAAAGGGCGGCAAGAAGGGCCTTAAGGGCATGCTCGGTAAAAATATGAAGTTTCCGTTTTAA